One genomic region from Amaranthus tricolor cultivar Red isolate AtriRed21 chromosome 12, ASM2621246v1, whole genome shotgun sequence encodes:
- the LOC130797173 gene encoding G-type lectin S-receptor-like serine/threonine-protein kinase LECRK3: MSSTQNPSNFTMAWPLSYTLSLLVIIILQASPITTQKTANISVGESLTATINGSPWLSPSKDFAFGFTKYPNKTNLFLLAIWYAKIPDTVVWYANDGNPVLEKSSVKITADEGLVLNDPKGTSLWNTSLGLSDGDGVTYGYLNDFGNFVLIISSNNDPVWQSFDNPTDTLLPTQFLKMNQEIDSRLSETDYTKGRFQLRLIPDGNLVLNTRDLTSGFTYGAYYTTGTNSENSGQQVVYNESGYMYILLKDGSNYDLLPQNKMRPAKDYYQRATLSFDGVLTWYSIPKTTVSDGWSILQAKPDNICMTQGSPGPDIGSGICGFNSICSLGDDRRPTCTCPQGYSLLDPDDIYGSCKPDFKLDNCEGSTESVKKGDYKLVRLPTTDWPFNDYERLNPSTKEDCFSSCLNDCFCAAAIFQIQDIPGCWKKKAPLSNGRKDNTVLVTTWIKIGTVNNSDGPLNTIPTGKNKVNSLTKAIISGSVSVNLLLLVAIGFGIFFIYPKKKLKVLNDAKRRSIKEYSNVYCFSYQELIQATNGFKDELGRGSFGIVYKGIINGSGSPPIYVAVKKLHRISGDTDKEFETEVNVIGRTHHKNLVQLVGFCKENEQRLLVYEYMGNGSLADYLFGDLKPSWIERVQISQGIAKGLLYLHEECSTQIIHCDIKPQNILLDQYQNAHISDFGLAKLLILNQTHTNTGIRGTKGYVAPEWFRNKPVTVKVDVYSFGVMLLEIISCRKSVCMELIEEEGAILTDWAFDCYQSNRLDSLVDDDIEALNDIRQLKRLVTVALWCIQEEPSLRPTMRTVTQVLEGVTKVSDNPPCPTSFCITTQY; encoded by the coding sequence ATGTCATCTACACAAAATCCAAGTAACTTCACAATGGCCTGGCCACTTTCTTATACCCTTTCTTTATTAGTGATAATAATACTACAAGCATCACCAATTACTACCCAAAAAACTGCCAATATATCAGTAGGAGAATCTCTTACAGCCACCATTAATGGTTCTCCATGGCTTTCACCTTCTAAAGATTTTGCCTTTGGCTTTACGAAATATCCGAACAAAACCAATCTCTTCTTGCTTGCCATCTGGTATGCCAAAATTCCCGACACTGTAGTTTGGTATGCAAATGATGGTAATCCAGTTCTTGAAAAATCATCAGTAAAGATCACTGCTGATGAAGGCCTAGTTCTTAATGACCCTAAAGGAACCAGCTTATGGAACACTTCTCTTGGACTAAGTGATGGAGATGGTGTAACCTATGGTTACTTGAATGATTTCGGAAATTTTGTCCTTATAATAAGTAGCAATAATGATCCAGTTTGGCAGAGTTTTGACAATCCTACAGACACTTTGTTGCCCACTCAGTTTCTGAAAATGAATCAGGAAATCGACTCTCGACTATCAGAAACTGACTACACAAAAGGGAGGTTTCAGTTACGTTTGATCCCAGATGGAAACCTGGTCCTTAATACAAGAGACTTAACAAGCGGTTTTACCTATGGTGCTTATTATACAACTGGGACTAATAGCGAGAATTCAGGGCAACAAGTGGTCTACAATGAGTCGgggtatatgtatatattgttGAAGGATGGTTCAAACTATGATCTGTTACCTCAAAATAAGATGCGCCCAGCAAAAGATTATTACCAGAGAGCAACTTTGAGCTTTGATGGGGTTTTAACTTGGTATTCTATTCCAAAAACAACGGTAAGTGACGGTTGGTCGATATTGCAGGCAAAACCTGATAACATATGTATGACACAAGGATCACCCGGGCCAGATATAGGAAGTGGGATTTGTGGGTTTAATAGCATTTGCAGCCTTGGTGATGATAGAAGGCCGACATGTACGTGCCCACAAGGTTACTCACTCCTTGATCCTGACGATATATACGGGAGCTGTAAACCTGATTTCAAGCTAGATAATTGTGAAGGAAGTACAGAGAGTGTCAAGAAGGGCGACTACAAGTTAGTACGCCTTCCAACTACTGATTGGCCGTTTAATGATTATGAAAGACTTAATCCTTCTACCAAAGAAGATTGTTTCAGTTCGTGTCTTAATGATTGTTTCTGTGCTGCTGCCATATTCCAAATCCAGGATATTCCTGGTTGTTGGAAGAAGAAAGCACCACTGTCCAATGGAAGAAAAGACAACACTGTACTTGTGACTACTTGGATAAAGATTGGGACTGTTAACAATTCTGATGGCCCATTGAATACCATTCCAACTGGAAAAAATAAGGTAAATTCTTTAACTAAGGCTATAATCAGTGGCTCTGTATCtgtgaatttacttcttttagTAGCCATTGGTTTCGGAATTTTCTTCATCTATCCTAAGAAGAAACTGAAAGTTTTGAATGATGCCAAACGGAGATCAATAAAGGAGTACAGTAATGTGTATTGTTTTAGCTACCAAGAGCTCATTCAGGCAACAAATGGGTTCAAGGACGAGTTGGGAAGAGGATCGTTTGGGATAGTTTACAAAGGCATCATCAATGGATCAGGAAGTCCCCCAATATACGTTGCTGTGAAGAAGTTGCATCGGATATCAGGTGATACTGACAAGGAATTCGAAACTGAGGTTAATGTGATTGGACGAACACATCATAAGAATCTAGTACAACTAGTCGGATTTTGCAAGGAGAATGAGCAGAGATTGTTAGTCTATGAATATATGGGCAATGGTAGCTTAGCAGATTACCTTTTCGGTGATTTGAAGCCAAGCTGGATAGAACGAGTTCAAATTTCTCAGGGGATAGCAAAGGGACTCTTGTATCTACACGAGGAGTGTAGCACACAGATCATCCACTGTGATATTAAGCCTCAGAATATCCTTTTAGACCAATATCAGAATGCTCATATTTCTGATTTCGGGTTAGCAAAGCTTTTGATCCTGAATCAAACCCATACAAACACAGGTATTAGAGGGACGAAAGGGTATGTTGCCCCGGAATGGTTTAGGAACAAACCAGTCACAGTTAAGGTAGATGTTTACAGCTTCGGGGTTATGTTGTTGGAGATCATAAGTTGTCGAAAAAGTGTGTGCATGGAACTCATAGAAGAAGAAGGTGCAATCTTGACTGATTGGGCCTTTGATTGCTACCAGTCTAACAGACTAGATTCGCTTGTGGATGATGACATAGAGGCACTCAATGATATAAGACAATTGAAGAGGCTAGTAACGGTTGCCCTTTGGTGCATCCAAGAAGAACCAAGTCTTCGACCAACAATGCGCACAGTCACTCAGGTGTTAGAAGGTGTTACTAAAGTGTCTGATAACCCCCCTTGTCCAACCTCATTTTGTATTACAACTCAGTACTAG
- the LOC130796786 gene encoding G-type lectin S-receptor-like serine/threonine-protein kinase LECRK3, whose product MKTLQFLINMGGPMACILTLLISTLLYSPPITAQKNSTISVGRSLTATTNGSQWFSPSQDFAFGFSRYPNKRNLYILSIWYAKIPDTIIWYANDGNPVPERSVIKITADEGLVLSDPQGNNLWNTSISGVNYGFMNDSGNFVLKQRGNDTPVWQTFAHPTDTLLPGQIMEINGELNSRLSETNYTKGRFQLRLIPDGNMVLNTRDLNSGFVYDSYYTSLTNDTENAGYKVIYNITGDLYIQRKDGSKFNLTLAHKILPPENNYQRVTLNFDGVLTWYYHPRTFTGNNGAGWTAIQSLPDNICLKIIGGLDSGACGFNNICILGKDQRPICQCPQNYSLLNPNDTYGSCKPDFQLGDCKKHDQGEYTIVKLPNTNWPGGGYKRHKPISEEDCKSSCLKDCFCAAAIFDGPDSECYIKRTPLSNGRRDRRTLKTTWLKVGKANDHNNQVNSGLKYKIHPVVRGLLGGSVFLNLILLIAVGLMIFIALNKKHSRDETQTNRITENRNVHCFRYKELKHTTDGFKEEIGRGAFGVVYKGKLTKGGPPLLIAVKKLDRMSNDADREFDSEVNIIGQTHHKNLVRFIGFCKEEDQRLLVYEYMSNSTVADYLFGDLRPSWTARIQIAKGIARGLLYLHEECSRQIIHCDIKPQNILLDEYHNARISDFGLAKLLALNQTHTNTAIRGTKGYVAPEWFRNKPITVKVDVYSFGVLLLEIICCRKNVCMELIEQEGAILTDWAFDCYRINNLASLMNDDMEALSDMIRLQRLVKVALWCTQEDPSLRPTMRTVTQILDGVVEVPDNLPCPTSFSMTEVLA is encoded by the coding sequence ATGAAAACACTACAGTTTCTCATAAACATGGGCGGGCCTATGGCTTGTATCCTAACCCTGTTAATATCAACACTCCTGTATTCACCACCTATTACAGCCCAAAAAAATTCCACTATATCAGTAGGCAGATCTCTTACAGCCACCACCAATGGCTCTCAATGGTTTTCACCTTCGCAAGATTTTGCTTTTGGCTTTTCAAGATATCCAAACAAAAGAAATCTCTATATTCTTTCCATCTGGTATGCAAAGATTCCTGACACCATAATTTGGTATGCAAATGATGGTAATCCAGTCCCCGAAAGATCAGTAATAAAGATAACTGCTGATGAGGGTCTTGTTCTCAGTGATCCTCAAGGAAATAACTTATGGAACACCTCTATTAGTGGGGTAAACTATGGTTTTATGAATGATTCCGGGAATTTTGTCCTCAAACAAAGGGGCAACGACACTCCAGTTTGGCAGACCTTTGCACATCCCACAGACACCTTGCTGCCTGGTCAGATTATGGAAATTAATGGGGAACTCAACTCTCGGCTTTCAGAAACAAATTACACAAAGGGAAGATTTCAGTTACGTCTGATCCCTGATGGAAACATGGTTCTCAATACCCGGGACCTAAATTCTGGCTTTGTTTATGATTCTTACTATACTAGTCTAACAAATGATACAGAAAATGCAGGTTACAAAGTGATTTACAACATCACTGGGGATTTGTATATACAAAGAAAGGATGGTTCAAAATTTAATCTAACACTAGCACATAAAATACTTCCACCTGAGAATAATTATCAGCGAGTAACACTAAATTTTGACGGTGTTTTGACTTGGTATTATCACCCAAGAACTTTTACAGGCAATAATGGTGCAGGTTGGACTGCAATACAGTCACTCCCTGATAACATATGCTTGAAGATAATAGGAGGTTTGGATAGCGGAGCATGCGGATTTAATAACATTTGCATCTTAGGTAAGGATCAAAGGCCAATATGTCAATGCCCACAAAACTATTCTCTATTGAATCCCAATGATACATATGGCAGCTGTAAACCAGATTTCCAATTAGGTGATTGCAAAAAACACGATCAGGGTGAATATACAATAGTCAAACTTCCAAACACTAATTGGCCTGGAGGTGGTTATAAACGTCATAAACCTATCAGTGAAGAGGATTGCAAAAGCTCTTGTCTTAAGGACTGTTTCTGTGCTGCTGCCATTTTCGATGGACCTGATTCTGAATGTTATATAAAGAGGACGCCACTCTCTAATGGACGGAGAGACAGAAGAACTTTAAAGACAACATGGCTTAAAGTGGGGAAAGCTAATGATCATAACAACCAAGTTAACTCTGGACTGAAATATAAGATACATCCTGTAGTCAGAGGTCTTCTGGGTGGTTCTGTCTTTCTTAATTTAATTCTGTTAATTGCAGTAGGTTTGATGATTTTCATTGCTCTTAACAAAAAGCATTCTAGAGATGAAACCCAGACTAACAGAATCACCGAGAATAGAAATGTTCATTGCTTCAGATACAAAGAGCTTAAACACACGACTGATGGATTCAAGGAAGAGATAGGAAGAGGGGCATTTGGTGTGGTTTACAAGGGGAAATTGACCAAAGGAGGTCCTCCTCTTTTAATTGCGGTTAAGAAATTAGATCGAATGTCTAATGATGCTgatagggaatttgattctGAAGTGAATATTATTGGCCAGACTCATCACAAGAATTTAGTTCGATTTATAGGATTTTGCAAGGAAGAAGATCAGCGGTTACTGGTATATGAATATATGAGCAACAGTACTGTGGCAGATTATCTATTTGGTGATTTAAGACCAAGCTGGACTGCAAGGATTCAAATTGCGAAAGGCATAGCAAGAGGGCTCTTATATTTGCACGAAGAGTGTAGCAGACAGATTATCCATTGTGATATAAAGCCTCAAAATATCCTACTTGATGAATATCATAATGCTCGAATTTCAGATTTCGGGTTGGCAAAGCTTTTGGCTTTGAACCAAACCCATACAAACACAGCAATTAGAGGTACCAAAGGCTATGTTGCTCCTGAATGGTTTAGGAACAAACCTATCACAGTGAAGGTAGATGTCTATAGTTTCGGGGTTCTATTGTTGGAGATCATATGTTGTCGAAAAAATGTGTGTATGGAACTTATTGAGCAAGAAGGTGCAATTTTGACAGATTGGGCATTTGATTGTTATCGGATAAACAACTTGGCTTCTCTTATGAATGATGACATGGAAGCACTTAGTGACATGATAAGATTGCAGAGGCTAGTAAAGGTTGCCCTTTGGTGTACCCAAGAAGACCCAAGTCTTCGACCAACAATGCGAACAGTGACACAGATCCTAGATGGTGTTGTTGAAGTTCCTGATAACCTCCCTTGCCCAACCTCATTTTCTATGACTGAAGTATTAGCCTAA
- the LOC130796870 gene encoding G-type lectin S-receptor-like serine/threonine-protein kinase RLK1, which yields MKLVHHDKITTAMIWPLSSSLIFYTLILLQSTLPAAQNGGKITAGKSLSATGKNSAAWLSPSGDFAFGFHQYLKSNNLFLLAIWYAKIPDTIVWYANDGNPVPQGSSVNITANEGLVLSDPQGTNLWNTTDDLSGDGEVAYGFMNDTGNFVLLSRNTDAAVWQSFDHPTDTLLPTQIMEAGDELDSRRSATNFTKGRFQLRLLHDGNLVLNTRDLATGYSYASYYESGTNDIQNPGDRLVYSESGDLYIQTKNGSRFDVKPANKFVSAKDNYYRLSLNFDGVLTWFYHLRNFTGKIDADWSELQSLPDNICMNIASFGGDYDSGACGYNSICNIGEDKRPNCNCPPGYSLLDPNDKYGSCKPDFKQEVCDEQSQDAVKDEFKLVLIQNTDWPFADYARLDPCSEDECKNSCLNDCFCAVAIFNDQSCWKKKLPLSNGRQDSQVMRIGWVKVGNSNITYNPLNPVLPPNKVRYKMNRAVTALLGGSVCINLLLLSAIVLGIFFMYNKKQSRGTLIDEHQRIKTLKEYTNVHCFSYKELNDATDGFKEEIGQGAFGTVYKGRIEAGGSPIIVAVKKLDRISKEIGKEFEAEVNVIGQTHHKNLVRFIGFCKEDDHRLLVYEYMSNGTVADYLFGDLRPSWTARIQIAQGIARGLLYLHEECSTQIIHCDIKPQNILLDDHFNARICDFGLAKLLVLNQTHTNTGVRGTKGYLAPEWFRNKPVTIKVDVYSFGVLLLEIISCRRCVCMDISDEAAILTDWAYDCYQSNNLRNLVNGDMEATSDMQGLERFIMVALWCIQEDPSQRPTMKKVTQMLEGVIKVTSPPCPASFSIATQA from the coding sequence ATGAAACTTGTGCACCATGACAAAATAACTACAGCTATGATTTGGCCTCTTTCTTCTTCCCTTATCTTCTATACACTCATTCTCCTACAATCAACACTACCTGCTGCACAAAATGGTGGTAAAATTACAGCAGGCAAATCTCTCTCAGCCACAGGCAAAAACTCAGCTGCATGGCTCTCCCCTTCAGGCGACTTTGCCTTTGGTTTTCATCAATATCTTAAATCCAACAATTTATTTTTGCTTGCCATATGGTATGCTAAAATTCCTGACACCATTGTTTGGTATGCAAATGACGGTAATCCTGTCCCCCAGGGATCCTCAGTAAACATAACTGCTAATGAGGGTCTGGTTCTTAGTGATCCTCAAGGAACAAATCTATGGAATACAACTGATGATTTAAGTGGTGATGGAGAAGTTGCTTATGGTTTTATGAATGATACTGGGAATTTTGTGCTCTTAAGTAGAAACACTGATGCTGCAGTTTGGCAGAGCTTCGACCATCCTACAGATACCTTGCTTCCAACCCAGATAATGGAAGCAGGAGACGAGCTTGATTCCCGACGATCAGCAACCAATTTTACAAAAGGGAGGTTTCAACTTCGTTTGCTCCACGATGGGAACCTCGTTCTTAATACCAGGGACCTCGCCACAGGTTATTCCTATGCTTCTTACTATGAAAGTGGCACCAATGACATACAAAATCCTGGTGACAGATTGGTCTACAGTGAATCCGGGGATTTGTATATACAGACAAAGAACGGCTCAAGGTTTGATGTCAAGCCAGCAAATAAGTTTGTCTCTGCCAAGGATAATTATTACAGATTATCATTGAATTTTGATGGGGTATTGACCTGGTTCTATCATCTGAGAAACTTCACGGGCAAAATAGATGCTGATTGGTCGGAGCTTCAGTCATTGCCTGATAACATATGTATGAATATAGCATCATTTGGGGGTGATTATGATAGTGGAGCCTGTGGATATAATAGCATCTGTAACATTGGTGAGGACAAGAGGCCAAACTGTAATTGCCCACCAGGATATTCACTATTGGATCCCAATGATAAATACGGCAGCTGCAAACCAGATTTCAAACAGGAGGTTTGTGATGAACAGAGTCAGGATGCTGTAAAAGATGAATTCAAGCTAGTCTTGATTCAAAACACAGATTGGCCATTTGCTGACTATGCAAGACTTGATCCTTGTAGTGAAGACGAATGTAAGAATTCTTGTCTTAATGATTGTTTCTGTGCAGTTGCTATTTTCAACGATCAAAGCTGTTGGAAGAAGAAGCTGCCACTCTCCAACGGAAGACAAGATAGTCAAGTAATGAGAATAGGTTGGGTTAAGGTGGGAAATAGCAATATTACCTACAACCCACTAAACCCAGTGTTACCTCCCAACAAAGTAAGATACAAAATGAATCGTGCAGTTACAGCTTTGTTAGGTGGTTCCGTATGCATTAATCTCCTTCTGCTAAGTGCTATAGTTTTAGGGATTTTCTTTATGTACAACAAAAAGCAGTCCAGAGGAACATTGATTGATGAGCATCAGAGAATAAAAACCCTAAAGGAGTATACTAATGTACATTGCTTTAGCTACAAAGAGCTAAATGATGCAACAGATgggtttaaggaagaaataggACAGGGGGCTTTTGGCACAGTATATAAAGGAAGGATTGAAGCAGGAGGTTCTCCAATCATAGTCGCGGTTAAAAAGTTAGATAGGATATCTAAAGAGattggtaaagaatttgaagcTGAAGTTAATGTAATTGGCCAGACTCATCACAAGAATCTAGTTCGCTTTATAGGATTCTGCAAGGAAGATGACCATCGGTTATTGGTGTATGAATATATGAGCAATGGAACCGTGGCAGATTATCTTTTTGGTGATTTAAGGCCAAGCTGGACTGCAAGGATTCAAATTGCTCAAGGGATTGCAAGGGGGCTCTTGTATTTGCACGAGGAGTGCAGCACGCAGATCATACACTGTGATATAAAGCCGCAGAACATACTTCTTGATGACCATTTCAACGCTCGAATTTGTGACTTTGGACTGGCAAAGCTTTTGGTTTTAAATCAGACACATACAAATACTGGAGTCAGAGGAACAAAAGGATATCTTGCCCCTGAATGGTTCAGAAACAAGCCGGTAACAATTAAGGTTGATGTATACAGCTTTGGAGTTTTGCTATTGGAAATTATAAGCTGTAGAAGATGTGTGTGTATGGATATCAGTGATGAAGCAGCAATTCTGACAGATTGGGCATACGATTGCTACCAGTCTAACAATTTACGAAATCTTGTTAATGGTGACATGGAGGCAACTAGTGACATGCAAGGACTGGAGAGGTTTATAATGGTTGCCCTGTGGTGTATTCAAGAAGACCCAAGTCAGCGACCTACGATGAAAAAGGTCACGCAGATGCTCGAGGGTGTTATTAAAGTGACTAGTCCTCCTTGTCCTGCCTCCTTTTCAATTGCAACCCAAGCTTGA
- the LOC130797175 gene encoding pentatricopeptide repeat-containing protein At5g59600-like, with protein MRLSSLFWAYKLSYDELSTILQRCTKLKILIVAKQIHGMLITNGIDVKKMSLDAKILGVYASCGNMRYAHQLFVKMPSPNVFAFNWMISVMAFHGYYQEALEYFFLMQKIEIFPNKYTFSVVLKACVGLLDLNKGREVHGLMNKMGLEGDVLVCNGLIDMYCKCGIIHYARRVFDGMLSKDVASWTSMISGYINTGKLDEAVVLFEGMKMEGLDPNEFTWNVLMNGFAQRGDKKGALELFSRMSKAGMCHDLVTWNALISGFARGNQPTEALKLFRDMLVSGVRPNHVTVTGLLPVYGLMGFPQRGRELHGLIYRQSLEVNVYVVSALIDMYSKSGNVKAARNVFKGTHFKNVALWNVIIGCLGKHGVVYDAIRLFDEMQKNGFRPNEVTLVCVLSACSHGGLVQEGMEIFRSMKEKYHVEATKEHYACVVDLLSRAGEVEEAYELMKRMPMEATESIIGAFLNGCRIHGRRDLADRITDYLLNGNVKKPGAFVTLSNIHAAEKEWQEVHNVRKLMKGEGINKKHGFSLVDKKY; from the coding sequence ATGAGGTTATCATCTTTATTTTGGGCATACAAGTTGTCATATGATGAACTAAGCACAATATTACAAAGATGCACAAAGTTAAAGATTCTAATTGTAGCCAAACAAATTCATGGGATGTTAATAACAAATGGGAttgatgtaaaaaaaatgtcttTGGATGCAAAGATTTTAGGTGTATATGCAAGTTGTGGTAATATGAGATATGCACACCAACTGTTTGTTAAAATGCCTAGCCCAAATGTTTTTGCCTTCAATTGGATGATTTCTGTTATGGCTTTTCATGGGTATTACCAGGAGGCCCTTGAATACTTTTTTTTGATGCAAAAGATTGAAATATTTCCTAATAAGTATACATTTTCTGTTGTGTTGAAAGCTTGTGTTGGATTATTGGATTTAAATAAGGGGAGGGAAGTTCATGGTTTGATGAATAAGATGGGATTGGAAGGAGATGTTTTAGTTTGTAATGGTTTGATTGATATGTATTGTAAATGTGGTATTATACACTATGCTAGAAGGGTATTTGATGGGATGTTGAGTAAAGATGTTGCATCGTGGACATCGATGATTTCTGGATATATCAACACAGGAAAACTCGATGAAGCAGTAGTATTGTTCGAGGGGATGAAGATGGAAGGGTTGGATCCGAATGAATTCACTTGGAACGTGCTAATGAACGGGTTTGCTCAACGTGGAGACAAAAAAGGCGCACTCGAGCTATTCTCTCGAATGAGTAAAGCTGGGATGTGCCATGATTTGGTTACATGGAATGCATTAATCTCTGGTTTTGCTCGCGGAAATCAGCCTACTGAGGCTCTGAAATTGTTCAGGGATATGCTAGTTTCAGGTGTCAGACCGAACCATGTGACTGTCACTGGGCTGCTTCCAGTGTATGGACTAATGGGATTTCCCCAAAGAGGAAGGGAACTTCATGGGTTGATCTATAGACAGTCCCTAGAAGTTAATGTCTATGTAGTAAGTGCACTTATTGATATGTACTCAAAATCAGGGAATGTTAAAGCTGCTAGAAATGTGTTTAAGGGAACTCATTTTAAGAATGTTGCATTATGGAATGTTATAATTGGGTGTCTTGGGAAGCATGGTGTTGTTTATGACGCGATTCggttgtttgatgaaatgcaaAAGAATGGTTTTCGACCGAATGAAGTGACATTAGTTTGTGTCCTTTCAGCTTGTAGCCATGGTGGGTTAGTTCAAGAGGGTATGGAAATCTTTAGGTCCATGAAAGAAAAGTATCATGTTGAAGCGACTAAGGAGCATTACGCTTGTGTTGTTGATCTTTTAAGTCGGGCTGGGGAAGTGGAAGAAGCGTATGAGTTGATGAAAAGAATGCCAATGGAAGCAACCGAATCGATTATTGGAGCATTCTTGAATGGGTGTAGAATCCATGGAAGAAGAGATCTAGCTGACAGAATTACTGACTATCTTTTGAATGGAAATGTAAAGAAGCCTGGTGCTTTTGTGACATTGTCCAACATACATGCGGCTGAAAAAGAGTGGCAAGAGGTTCATAATGTTAGGAAGTTGATGAAGGGTGAAGGGATTAATAAGAAGCATGGTTTCAGCCTCGTTGACAAGAAGTACTAA